The genomic segment GGGGCTGCTTCGCGCCGGCGTCGCGCCGGACCACGGCACGATCAAGAAGCTCGACGAGACCTTCGACAAGGAGGTCTTCGGGCGCGGCTGTCGCTTCTTCGGCAACGTCAGGGTCGGAGAGGACGTCACCCATGCCGACCTCGCCGAGCGCTACCACGCCGTCATCTACGCCGTCGGCGCTCAGACCGACAAGTCGCTCGGCATCCCCGGCGAGGACCTGCCCGGTTCGATGCCCGCCACGGCCTTCGTCGGCTGGTACAACGGCCATCCGGACTTCCGCGATCTCGCGCCGGACCTCTCGCATCCGACCGCGGTCGTGATCGGCAACGGCAACGTCGCCGCCGACGTCACACGGGTCCTGACCCGAAGCGTCGACGAGCTCGCCCGCACCGACATCGCCGACCACGCGCTCGAGGCGCTTCGCGAGTCGAGGGTCGAGCGCGTGATCATGCTCGGACGCCGCGGGCCGGCCCAGGCGGCGTTCACCAACGCCGAGCTGCGTGAGCTCGGGCGGATGGACGGGGTCAACGTCGTCGTGCGGCCCGAGGACGTCGAGCTCGATCCGGTCTCGGCCGATTGGCTCGAGACCGAAGGGACCTTCACGGCGCGCCGCAACGTCGAGGCGCTGCGCGAGTTCGCCGCCTCGCCGCCACACCCCGACGGCTTCCGATCGATCGAGCTGCGGTTCCTGCGCTCGCCGGTCGCGATCCACGGCGAGGGCCGCGTCGAGCAGGTCGAGGTCGTCGAGAACGAGCTCTTCCGCGATGAGGGCGGGATGCTCCGGGCTCGAGCCGTCGACGGCTCGAACGAGAAGATCGAGGCGGGGCTCGTGCTGCGCTCGGTCGGCTACCGCGGGGTCGCGCTGCCCGACGTCCCCTTCGACGAGCGCCGCTACGTGTTGCCGAACGAGGCCGGCCGCGTGCTCGACGCCGGCTCGGGTGAGCGCCTGCCCGGCGTCTACGCGGTCGGCTGGATCAAGCGCGGGCCGACGGGCATCCTCGGCACGAACAAGCGCGACGCGGCCGAGACCGTCGACTCGCTCGTCGCCGATTGGGAGAGCGGGTCGCTTCCCGAGCCGAGCCAAGGCGACGTCGCCGAGCTGCTCGGCGGCAAGGACGATCTCGTCACCGCGGTCGGCTGGCGAGCGATCGAGAGCCAGGAGCTCGCGGCCGGCCAGAGGTCGAAGCGGCCACGGGTCAAGATCGCTGAGCACGGCGAGCTGCTCTCGGCGGCGCGGTCGAAGTAGGCCAGGATGGCGGCGGCGGGCGATCGATTCGAGATGCCCGACGGCAGCGTCTACCTCGTCGTGACGCCGAGCGCCGAGACCGGCGGCGAGTACGTCGAGATGGAGTTCATCCTGCCGCCGGGGTGCGTCGCTCCGCCACCACACGTCCATCCCTCGCAGGTCGAGGAGTACGAGGTCGTCTCCGGGCGCTTCGAGGTCGTCGTCGACGGGGAGTGGTCGAAGCTCGGTCCGGGCGAGAGCGCCTCGGTCCCGGTCGGCGCGCTCCACACCTTCCGCAACGCGACCGACGAGGCAGTCCATGTCCGCAACTGGCACCGGCCGGCGATGCGCTTCGAGGAGTTCATCGAGGGAACGCGAGCGGCACTCGACGTGGCCGGGGTCACGGGCGGCCGCGACCCGCGCGTCCCGATGATCCTGTCGACCTCGATGCTCGCCTATCCGGAGACGCTCGCGCCCGGCCGACGGCGCGAGCGGATCGCGATGCGCGCCCTTGCCACGATCGGCCGGCTGCTCCGCGTGACCTGACGGTCCGCGGGGGGCGACCGCCCCCGAGTTGCTCGCGCGGGCGCGGGCGCGCGCTTGACACCGCTGGTTACCGTGTTCCGGTGGAACCCGGAGCTGCGGTCGCGTCAGGGCTTCTCGGCCGGGCGGTCGAGGAGGCTGACCTCGAGAACCTCCTCGCGGGCCTCGGGGCGGGGGTGGGTGGCGCCCGCCTGATCCGCGGCGACGCGGGGATCGGGAAGACGGCTCTGCTGGAGACTGCCGCCCGGCGCGCGTCAGCCGCAGGGGCCAATGTGCTGACCACGGCCGGGGTCCCGTCCGAGAGTCGCCTCGGCTTCGCCGGGCTCCACCGGCTGCTCGCTCCGCGGCTCGGCGCGATCGGCGAGCTGCCCGAGCCGCAGGCGGCGGCCCTCTCGACGGCCTTCGGGCTCGGTTCGGAGGTCGCGCCGGACAGGTTCCTGATCGCGCTGGCGACGCTCGAGCTCCTGGCCGACGCGGCGGCGGAGCAGCCCTTGGTCCTGATCGTCGAGGACACCCACTGGCTGGACGAGGACAGCTGGCAGGTGCTGACGTTCGTCGCGCGCCGGG from the Thermoleophilia bacterium SCSIO 60948 genome contains:
- a CDS encoding FAD-dependent oxidoreductase, whose translation is MADQLKVAVVGAGPAGAFAVAQLNARGRRFDIDVFERLPTPWGLLRAGVAPDHGTIKKLDETFDKEVFGRGCRFFGNVRVGEDVTHADLAERYHAVIYAVGAQTDKSLGIPGEDLPGSMPATAFVGWYNGHPDFRDLAPDLSHPTAVVIGNGNVAADVTRVLTRSVDELARTDIADHALEALRESRVERVIMLGRRGPAQAAFTNAELRELGRMDGVNVVVRPEDVELDPVSADWLETEGTFTARRNVEALREFAASPPHPDGFRSIELRFLRSPVAIHGEGRVEQVEVVENELFRDEGGMLRARAVDGSNEKIEAGLVLRSVGYRGVALPDVPFDERRYVLPNEAGRVLDAGSGERLPGVYAVGWIKRGPTGILGTNKRDAAETVDSLVADWESGSLPEPSQGDVAELLGGKDDLVTAVGWRAIESQELAAGQRSKRPRVKIAEHGELLSAARSK
- a CDS encoding cupin domain-containing protein, coding for MAAAGDRFEMPDGSVYLVVTPSAETGGEYVEMEFILPPGCVAPPPHVHPSQVEEYEVVSGRFEVVVDGEWSKLGPGESASVPVGALHTFRNATDEAVHVRNWHRPAMRFEEFIEGTRAALDVAGVTGGRDPRVPMILSTSMLAYPETLAPGRRRERIAMRALATIGRLLRVT